From Malaya genurostris strain Urasoe2022 chromosome 2, Malgen_1.1, whole genome shotgun sequence:
ACGATTCTGGAATGGTAGGCTCATCGGGTGTTGTTGGTGAAACATCGATCGGAGGGCACCAAATGTTTTTGTTGCGATTGTCCTCGAACTCGCGGAAAAGGACACCTTGAGGCCACGTATCGGGATCGAGTGCAGCGTCGCGATATTGGGGTAGTACCCCGACTTTGAAGGAAATGAAATTCATACTATTGACGTCAATTCCTTTTTTCACCAATGGGACAACCTTAACCTCTTCGTTGCACTGAAGACCGTCTCTTGTTAGTTGTTCGACCATTTGCTTGGTGACGCTGGGATGAAACGGAGACAAATAAATCCATACCAGAGAGGAAGACGTTGGAACCGTAGAAATGCTGCAATTTTCAACTGGTTTCCGCCCGCAAATAAGTGAATAAGTTGATTCCGATCCTTCTTCGCGACGACGCTTTGCAGCAGGACGAGAAGCGTCGTTGATGTTTACTTCACTATCACTATTACGCCTCGGAGTCGAAACGGAAACTTTGCGAGTAAGGCGCGATATTTGCTGACTGTTTTTCGTGATTTCGGCTTTCAGCTCAGCACAGACCGATTCCATTTTTTCGGAGACAGCTGAAATTGCGCATCCTAGTGATGAGATCGTTTCCCGAAAACGAACTAGCCTCATCAATTTACAGCATTCATCGCACATCCAAAGCAAATTAGGACTATCGGCTAGTACCTTCAAGAAAGGCTTATTTAATTTGCCACATTTCATATGGACAACATGATGGCAAAACCCTGAGCAAGAGATAAAATCCTCGTCAGGTTTAACGGTTTTCGCACAACGATCGCATGCATCAGCCATAGCACTCGAATTTGAGCCAACCGACATTGAAACACAGTTGGCGCTACGAACGGTAAATATGACGCGGAAAACGAGATATCTTATTGATGCGTTATCTATGATCAATAATACTACTCGATAACTGAATTTCTAACGGCGGCGAAACTGCTCAATAACACTTTCTAAGCACTGCACTCCAAAACTAGATCAAAAACGGCAAGTCCGCGTATCGAATATGAGCAAAAAGCGAAAACAGAACGATCAAAAACACTCGAAAAagacaaaaataattgagctATCTGCACAACAACAATGGCGGTAGTTTGTTTACCAACACTGAATGtatttcctgaattcagttacactaTTAGAATTGTGAAAGTGAATTTTGGAAATCAATTCTAGACCTGCATTCTGAATCTGCTTTCTGAAATGATTCTGAGTTTTGGATCTGAATGCTGGTCCTGCATCCCGGTCTGAAGTTCCAGAACttcagtttcagagcttagtttccgatttctgaacctgaattctaagTCTGGACAGATTTTGGTGTGAACCTCAATTTAAATTCCAGATTCCAGTCCAGAATTTATTTCCAGTTTCCAAgtcatttttccataaaaaaatgcaacattGTTATTCCGCAGAACTCTTTGTTTGAGCGGTAGTGCTTAAAAAAACGCTTTTTTATAGCgaaataataatagaaatagaaCAATTAGTCGGAGTGACTTAGCACTACAACGCTTTATTTTCCACTTCGCAGATAACCGAAGCCATCGAGCACCTGTGCAAGCACAAGTTCTTCCGCGAGGCGTGGGCCATCTGCAAACTGCGCAAGGCCGACGATGATCCGATTCTCGAGGTGGTGTCTACCGAATGGGCTCAGTATTTGGAAAGTGTCGGAAACTTGGAAGGAGCAGCTCTTGTGTATGTGTATTGCTATAAACAGTTGGGTTTTTTACTTGGTTCAGTACATTTTTCAATCCTTTCATTTCAGCTGGACTGCTTCGAAACAGTACCAAAATGCCGTGGCCGTTTTATCCAAGCGGAAGGAGTTAACCGAAGATATTCAACGTGCCATCGACGAGCTAAACAGGAAGCTACAGGAGGCTGCGGAGTAaccgaatttttttattattttgttatgcTTATTTTACATTAAATTTACGATGCTTTAACGTGCCCGATGGTTTCACGGGTAACAATCCTGAACAAATAAACTTGAACTAAAAGTCTGTTGTTATTCGCACTGTCTATTTCAATCTATACTATTTGTACTATTTATCTCAGTCAGTAATGAGAATTCTTTTCAGTTTGAATGCAATggcaaataatttctatttcTTCTACAACGCCAGCACCAGTACCGTTTCAGCAAGTTACACCAAATCTGTCCGCACACCAGCTTTAGTGGAATGATTAAGAGGGAATACAACGCTAGTTGATAGAAACGCTGTGAAGTCCAAAGTATGGTGTATTGCAGCGTATCGCCATCCAGAACAGCGAAACCGTACCCAATTTTCATTACACCCATTCGGTAGGAACACGTTGGGACCGAAATTTCGAGCAGCTGATCGTTTCTTCGCAGTTCGATCAGGTTAAACGAATGGATGTCATGTCGATTTTTCCGTTTTGTGTTAAGTGCGACAAAGAGTGAGTTCTTTCCTAGCTCGTCCTGTCTGATAACAGCAAATTTTGAATTGTGATCATGCGCTGAGAATATCACATCTGGTTGGATCGCTTTAACAGTCTAAAATATACAGAATATGATTCAAAACTTCAATTTAGTAGTCGATCCAATACCTACCTGTATGGAATAGTCGTCTGTCTGTTTCAGTAAACTTATGTGACTGAGAACAATTGAGAACAGTTCTGAACCGTTACTATTGCCGTATTTTTCCGGCATAAGTTTACTTATTCGGTTGACATTATAAAATGTGGTTCCTTGAGGTAGCATCCACAACGATTGGCCTTGAAAGTAACGCCTGAAGCGTTCAACACTGTCTTCTTTAACAAGTTCAGAACCTTCCCCGGCTATGTCGTTGTCACCTGGGATGTATATCttttgaaaaggaaaaaagttGATACTAATAGAAAGCTCTTGCATGACGGTGATACCGTTCTTACCATCGAGGTGCGAGCCTCTGGTTGGATAAAAATTTTAGAGAACCTTTGAAAATACTCCTCATATTGATCCGTTGTTGCCATACTTCCTTCATCCATCAAGTCCCCCAGGAAGCATATCACATCTGGGGCGGCGTGTTGCAGCGCCCGACGGTATGTAATTGCCAATTGTCTATAGAGATTGTAACATTTTGTGTATTAAATTCaaagaaatttttcgattttaaacgaaaagttaaattttttaGACGGTCCAGAAACCTGCATTAGCTTCCATAACtggtctcgatcgattgtgtcgtatgctgaTGTGAGTAAATGAAATGTGGACacgttgtattcgcggcacttctGCAGAATTTTCGGTACGAGGAGAGCCCATGAATTCCACCTGGTAATACCCCACAAGagaaccttgtaggcggcgcaGTGTGATCGCGGTAGTTACTGCAGTCCACACATTGTGCACAGTGCCGTAGTAAGGGTGAGGCGAGTGAGGCGACCGCCTTGGGCGCCAAACCATGATGGAATTGGTAAAAATGTGTTGTACAATCAGGGAAAACTATTTAAATTAGATTAGGTTTCAGATTAGTATTATACTCCTACAAAAATCCGATGAGATAACGCCGTAATCATTGTCATTGATATGCATGAAAATGCAATTTACAGTCATTTTGAATACGGCGGTTCAGCGACGACcgtaacaaatatttttcatgagCAAGACACGTTCGATTGTGTATGTACAACTGGACCTACCAAAGATCTAATTCTCAGAGAACCTGAAACGGATTACCATTCCCTAAAATTGGCTATTGGGAGATccaaatttattcaaatgtaCAAGTGCGTAGATATCTGTACGTAAATCACTGCACTGATATCGcacgttttgacgtaggaccaAAACCGTGCAAACAGAGGTCAGGTTGCGTCGATTCGAATAGATAAATATTTGAGATAGTTGGTGGACGAAACTTAAataaataacgaacaatgtataATTCCCCATGTTTACCAAACCGTACTCATAGCTTCGCCTAACAAAGACGATAATTTCATTTACATTAAATCTCTTTGCATTTTGCGTAGAATGGATGAGACTATTTAAACTGAGCCTCTTCACACAATCGAAATTAGCTTTGAATCGACTTGTATTCTGTGCGATTCGTTTGTGCCGGGGAAAAAGATTCTGTGGATTTTTATGCACCGTTCTTCTTGCATGATTTTTCTCGTCTAGTTCTGCTGATTTTTTCCATTCGAGATGCTGAACGACTTTGATAATCGAGTTCTGGATTGTTTTTATCAGGGGTGACATTATGCATCCAAGCAGTATCGACTTGTCCTtacaaagcaaagcaaaattttggGATTACATTTCTTTTATGTAACTTGGCCTTTCtagttcaacagacttcgcagccgattctcagCGGTCAGAATCATCGTATGACTAGTACTACGATATTACTGAaagtaagaatccttccaggtcggggatacaactggcttgtaagaccccctatgcattgaaccgccaaccaaggatggcttttattgtATCATAGAACGCTCTCTAACAACTCTTCACAcgcttcaatcagtgccatcggaGAGAGacagatatcatctcagcaacaaaaaaccggcatggttcatgtgcaaaatcacatcactgtttactgctaccagcgccattgacgagcgatggtgaactaacgaaacaatatttcctttttcagagtatcaaataataaacaacctttcttttgttttgaaaaaaaaaatgctaaccagtagcataaaacttatacactttatcaacgttgtagcttattttcaaaaagcagtcaaaccaagaaatgttcattaatttggtgaagtttttaaatacaaataaggaaacAATATATTCAATAAATCAGCATTATTGAgttattgttttctattcaataacatgtaaatttattattgaaatggatttagaacacataatgattcatattttgaatgcacatgcggtaataataaacgataaatatacacaacatcaataaaccaattgtgtagTCACAACTTTAAACTCCTCAAAATCTCCCATTGTGAGATTATATTCCAGCCTAGTAGACCATTTTTTATAAGTGTTATGAAGTAAAACGAAGCATCAAActtatgtcaaatctatttcggaatgatttcaaattcaagttttaaaatcagctttatgataaacgtaatcctttttatgaaaatttcgaaatgaataaaatgtttcgttgaaagcattttttttgaatatgtgtTTGCCATGCCGTTTTTATTGGTTACATAAtaagaatatcttagatttatttactatttcgaGGCTCAATGTTAAAAGATTATGCGCTCtttttttattgtgaatatacgggtaaaaaaggaattattactgaacaacttgaaatttttgcggattttgcaaaagtcggcatgatttacaaacaaattcgGTGATTAATCACCTTTCTGGAACAAATCAGCTTCGTTGCATAAAACGTAGTGctagtgttccgaaaattagttctgaAAGTCTTTCATACTTCctccattttctatttttatttggttttggtagaacatcaaaattgtggacatcaaatttttcctaatgctaattacatttaaatagtgaaggtaaaaatcatgtatcccagaacaaacgtgtcaaaaatgtaccttaaaaccataaaatttgttatGAGTAAAATTGTCATCCGAAGAACGCTCACacacaaaattagttttaattcagagaggcattgattatatctgtcataaatcagttactaggaatacacttcaaaccacaaaaattattggtttctatattatcgatcaaagttttgagttgtttcgtttcactgtacattctttctgtgcgcaaaacatgtctgtcacctcatcgttgtacgcgtacagcgttgtacagaaatcattgtacggaaatcacatgtctgtcagcggtacaacatagaatggaccgagagtgcgagagcgaatttctcttgaTGACCCGtttgagcatcacgggttagcacgctgctgtgaggattcgctctgaagcaacaaacggtcgctcattctcgttttgcgatccgattctttgCGGGCAGTGGTTAATTGAGATAGAATCATTTCAATCATctctattctgtacgtcgatcgattcgaaatatttcgatcgaatgtgcaatttccattctgcattccgttcgagttgggtatgaactcgaatatcattcgttcgagttgttcaattttcgaacattactcgatcgacttgcgtacgtatcaATTCTGTTCGATTTCGattcgttctaatttgtttatacaagtatgacggtttcgtttactatgaaatgaataatataaataatatagaacgtgtaagtagtgttgacagctttgatggttagtgttcgaaattccaagtgttcccgaacgagagtcgatcgaatcatacaagtcgaacggaataaataatgcaaaattcgaactcgaacgaaagtgttgattcgttcgtatcataaATCCGTCGAATTGCAGAATCGAGGTGAATATTGACGCTTATTCTAATTATGTGGATACAACCTTTGTAtatgttgtgtctatgaaaatgtctgtgaatgctccacacaagggttttgcaaTATTGAATCCtaatatgagaatcatcaagtcgaatcatcgattcgattttctgcgataattgtcaacttgcgattctctcttggtaaattttaCATTGCGCCGAGCATTGCAAAACTATATCTATTTTGGTGagggctgtgaaatactcagagtattaggtggagcgaagaaattttgaaaaattctaccacgattcatgcattgagaggcagcgagttcttgtagcatcatttaccagattgaaaatgttgtatacaatgtagagaaatatcgagccgctttcagccaaattttcagcaatcaccaacactgtcgcTAATCCTTGTTCGTTAAGGACACGTACAAAAAGTTTTTTGGTTTGTATTGAATTATGTTGACACAACATAAATAAACTAACGGTACTTTTCAAGAaattaaaaattctgaaaaaatatcaaaagtacATTTCACCGTGATACTAATAAGGATATGAGGAGCACAAAAGATAACTGcttcctaaatgttcaaacagAAAATAACAGTGATTttcacaatagttgtgtagtcctacgtctaCGGTTCGAATAACCCAAAGGACTATTCCTTGTAGTGTTACATGTTATGAACCTTAGGCACAAAATTAAGCGTAAATAAAATCTTATATGTTCGTACACTGGAATTCATCCGAGTAAttataatgttgatcgtaaactaGATTTTAAACCTTTCTTGAGTTTTAAATCATTTCAGGGTATCGGTAAgatccatgaacaatagagtacttagGGTAAaataggtattttggcccattttaggatttgttttattttggcccactttgtaaaaatatccaccaaatgttgtaatatctttgaaaaccacTTCCGCAATAAGTAATTtattgtgattagcttcaaatttatgcaaaatgggttacttaacatcggttaaatccataaagtttgttaggtgggccaaaatttatgaagtggccaaaatacctctgttaccctattataTAAAAGTGTTTTAGTGTCACTATTGTGGATGACGCACTTTTCTTTCTTTGCGAAACATTCTAAAAATCTGACAATTTTTCGAAATATTGATAAAAACctgcgaattttgaaaaatatttgtgaaCTGTGACGCAGAAACTGGTGACCAAAATAGATTAGAAAATCTGTAGTTGTATAGTGTGTGAGTATGGCAACCCCGCACACACAGCGCAAAAACGAACTTTCAGCAAGCGCAAATGGATGTCACTCCCCTCTCAGCAGACCGttcaatcacagactaacagacatgacagtatgagtaaattgatataaaaataatttttcgtgatgcactagttccacctatattctactgcgcgaactatttactatctgtgcaCCCCTTGTGATATGTACAAgtgtttttactagttggtttcccctcgtttgtcaacaccgatcagctgcttgcagggatgcctgatttcatcaaaatatttgaaaatgaatcgtcacaataaattattggattacgttgataatatatttaactttttcgcgatgttggaaggtaacaatTTATTtggctcaacgttgttcatctagactattttttattgtgttagaagtttttacccaaaattaagtggcggcagatcagaagcaagtaaGTATTGGTTCGATTttatattgcgttggaggatgagaagtaggcacaattatgcatatagttttggcaatatgtattaaatctgtatcctgcatgaaattctcatggacgtatacaaatcaatacattacaggtaattctgtatgaatggcaactctgttggtaaatgaaaaaaataaacacagtctagatgacagacaggatgtttttgatagggtaacgtggcgccatcatgacatatgtgagtactgtcccaaataaaggaatattcgaaatgaccgttaaaatgattgaagaatctaatttgagtgtcctgtctgttagtctgtggttcaattttgttggtctttgagcgcttgttgaacgacatattgcacgaaatattcgttcaatttgctggaacggtttgttgttgttttttctcttgcaaaaatagtgtgaaaattaagtattacctttacatagaaagaaaatttgttgttattctacgtgaagtagaagtattgtgcaggtatgtaatgttagtttaaacaaataagtggaaaaaacttcagaaattctgcagtaaaactagtccaacggggctccaactccttagttggctcaacaatggacttttgtctgccgggtttgttgaatgaaaaaaatggcattcggttcaacggtctgtttcaaaatcggcaaacgaaggccccgtgttggcctcccgttgaacgtctgattggactttcattggaccaatgatccaacgtattggaccaatgaaggaccaccgttgaacgttttttttctaagtgggtcaGTTTTACCATACACTCACTAGACTAGTTACACTTAAACGTCAATTTACGCAATTTTTTTAAgcgttttattaaaaaaaaactatgatgcaatgatcgcgtaaaaaaggtttttgcataatgaaggaaatctaaatttatatacatatacaaaagaatctaacatgcttcagggAATTGAAAATTGTAAAATGTACATTCATGAATTGTTTAGTTTCAAAGAATCTAAAAAAGTTcgtgggcatccaagaattatctggaaagCAAATATTGTATGTAATCAGTTTTATATGActattgagtgcggtatgtactcgtagtactcttcacagaaaattgacatactatgataagatctgtagaagagTTTGcacatccaaaacctcctcggcAGTTCATggcttaagatctaccagtgcaacaaagtgcattaacgaacttatcgttctcggtccataTTCGTGATGCCACATGCGAACAATAGGACAATCGTCATTGCTCTAGGCCACCCAAAAACTTCTTGGAGTTGTAGCACTACGACTATGAGCAGCATTGAAAATCTAACATATACATATACTGCTGAATGCTCGAGTATATCTTAAGACCCTTTTTTACcaaagttcttggacgactgggaaTCTACCTTGAATAGCTATAAATAGACATATAGGCGATGTAtagctctaaaagtatgaaccacaaataaaaaatgcattagccgttgtagttcttgctgtgacacagtgtagttcctaaggacaatactccaagtagtcCTTGGATATTGGAGCATCTCTTAAGCATTTCCATAGTTTCAGAACATACTCAGAGGGTTCTCAGGCTCTAAAGCATCGGAAGTAGTAGGATCgttcatgttatttacactaaaatcaaatgcaacttgaaaaacctttttttacgcgaaaaatttgaaataacgcgatgttttatttaatttacgcgaaattta
This genomic window contains:
- the LOC131430403 gene encoding metallophosphoesterase 1 homolog codes for the protein MFWLRNIKIHLFWKIYWFTLLCLVLYNEYLVHLFHSWQWSQIECLTDRCVRILLVADAQILGNTFDTKLYWPLANYDSDRQLAITYRRALQHAAPDVICFLGDLMDEGSMATTDQYEEYFQRFSKIFIQPEARTSMIYIPGDNDIAGEGSELVKEDSVERFRRYFQGQSLWMLPQGTTFYNVNRISKLMPEKYGNSNGSELFSIVLSHISLLKQTDDYSIQTVKAIQPDVIFSAHDHNSKFAVIRQDELGKNSLFVALNTKRKNRHDIHSFNLIELRRNDQLLEISVPTCSYRMGVMKIGYGFAVLDGDTLQYTILWTSQRFYQLALYSLLIIPLKLVCGQIWCNLLKRYWCWRCRRNRNYLPLHSN